In Balearica regulorum gibbericeps isolate bBalReg1 chromosome 2, bBalReg1.pri, whole genome shotgun sequence, one DNA window encodes the following:
- the LOC142600633 gene encoding uncharacterized protein LOC142600633, protein MKDLVKCMVVKTHRCHECGKSFSKKGNLKRHQRIHTAEELFTCGECGRRFTTQGHLTTHQSIHTGERPFCCGECGRCFRLEICLAAHQKTHAKGGPYLCARCGKSLSTKIYFNIHMRTHTEKRPFACTECGKSFVKKGTLTAHKEIHKREKPFKCPDCSRCFGQSATLLAHQKIHLRGGPFICTECGKSLSTKRYFNIHQRNHAKQKPPEGHINGVSLQVIQIKEEPDFAFRLEENMLENMFCEGDVAQGCSIPRNPSHAKSPPWKIQMKEEPEPPTDDTENITAVACQKLYIKEEPPENLDYGKLFDPKIPLMALQGRQLKKEEGADGQHEREVPVACNRVLHVKEEPQESIEFGMHYGHKPNLSPIQRIQIKEEPGVEANHQESQSPKRKQEKCYQPTKEEMLENRKKSTSKKDPSAKGALKGERIFPCPECGKSFNQKSNLTRHRKIHTSEGPYKCSECGESFRMNRKLIRHQRVHMSEPFKCTECGKSFTQRSNLVRHQRIHTKEEPYQCPECEKTFNQKANLFRHQTIHVRMGPCKCTKCGKCFPHKRHLIKHQLLHSRGGAYKCGVCGKRYRLKKYLRRHQKIHAREGIPPCAKWGGGHKD, encoded by the coding sequence ATGAAGGACTTGGTTAAGTGCATGGTGGTAAAGACGCACCGGTGTCATGAGTGCGGCAAATCCTTCAGCAAGAAGGGAAACCTGAAGAGACACCAGCGGATCCACACAGCAGAGGAGCTCTTCACTTGTGGGGAGTGTGGGAGGCGCTTCACCACCCAGGGTCACCTCACGACCCACCAGAGCATCCACACAGGAGAGAGGCCCTTCTGCTGTGGGGAATGCGGGCGTTGCTTCCGCCTGGAGATATGCCTGGCTGCCCACCAGAAGACACATGCCAAGGGTGGTCCCTACCTCTGTGCCCGCTGTGGCAAGAGCCTGAGCACAAAGATCTACTTTAACATCCACATGCGGACCCACACAGAGAAGAGGCCATTTGCCTGCACGGAGTGTGGGAAGAGCTTTGTGAAGAAGGGGACCCTCACTGCCCACAAGGAGATCCACAAGAGGGAGAAGCCCTTCAAATGCCCCGACTGCAGTAGGTGCTTTGGGCAAAGCGCCACTCTACTGGCCCACCAGAAGATACACCTTCGTGGGGGGCCTTTCATTTGTACTGAGTGTGGGAAGAGCTTGAGCACCAAGCGGTATTTCAACATCCACCAGAGGAACcatgcaaagcaaaagccacccGAGGGACACATCAATGGTGTGTCTCTCCAGGTCATCCAGATTAAAGAGGAGCCTGATTTTGCCTTCAGGTTAGAGGAAAATATGTTGGAGAATATGTTCTGTGAAGGAGATGTGGCCCAAGGGTGTAGCATACCTAGAAACCCATCTCATGCAAAAAGTCCTCCTTGGAAAATTCAGATGAAGGAGGAACCAGAACCACCCACTGATGACACAGAAAACATTACTGCAGTAGCCTGTCAGAAACTTTACATCAAGGAAGAGCCACCAGAAAACCTGGACTATGGAAAGCTCTTTGATCCAAAGATCCCACTGATGGCTTTACAGGGGAGACAgcttaaaaaggaagaaggtgCTGATGGGCAGCATGAACGGGAAGTCCCCGTAGCCTGTAACCGGGTGCTCCATGTGAAGGAAGAACCACAGGAAAGCATTGAGTTTGGGATGCATTATGGACACAAGCCAAACCTCAGTCCTATCCAGAGGATCCAGATTAAAGAGGAACCTGGTGTGGAAGCCAACCACCAGGAGAGTCAGAGCccaaaaaggaagcaagagaaaTGCTATCAGCCCACCAAAGAGGAGATGctggagaacaggaagaaatccACATCCAAGAAAGATCCTTCAGCAAAAGGAGCTCTGAAAGGTGAACGGATATTCCCCTGTCCCGAGTGTGGGAAGAGTTTCAATCAGAAATCAAACCTGACCAGACACAGAAAGATTCACACGAGCGAGGGGCCATACAAGTGCAGCGAGTGCGGGGAGAGTTTCCGCATGAACCGCAAGCTGATCCGCCACCAGCGAGTCCACATGAGTGAACCCTTCAAATGCACCGAGTGCGGGAAGAGCTTCACCCAGAGGTCGAATCTGGTTCGGCATCAGAGGATTCACACCAAGGAGGAGCCCTACCAGTGCCCTGAGTGTGAGAAGACCTTCAACCAGAAGGCCAACCTCTTCCGTCACCAAACAATCCATGTCCGCATGGGGCCTTGCAAGTGCACCAAGTGTGGGAAATGCTTCCCCCATAAGCGCCACCTTATTAAACACCAGCTGCTCCACTCCCGAGGTGGGGCCTACAAGTGTGGGGTCTGTGGGAAGCGCTACCGGCTAAAGAAGTACCTGAGGAGGCACCAGAAAATCCACGCACGAGAAGGAATTCCTCCCTGCGCAAAATGGGGGGGAGGCCACAAGGACTGA